One Hydrogenophaga crassostreae genomic region harbors:
- the phoR gene encoding phosphate regulon sensor histidine kinase PhoR — protein MIHRLVELLVLVALGSVWGWTQDAAMWSFFGALLGALVWGVFDGLRARRALDWLNKGDASRKAGISGVWGEVVERGRKLIKKLEKKAANSDARLEDFLSAIQASPNGVVLLDSAGRIEWSNQTASGHLGFEPERDVGQYVRNLVRAPAFVSYLDMGNFGHEIQIDGPGPRPTQHSKISLQVHPYGKKRKLMITRDVTAVQLAEAMRRDFVANVSHEIRTPLTVLSGFVETMQSIELEEEERVRYLGLMSQQAQRMQTLVSDLLTLSRLEGSPVPGQGEWSAVDELLSHVMQEANGLSAAISRPQHVIVAKGMPGLAVSCAKTELLSAMSNLLSNAVRYTPAGREIVAGWRLRDDGWGEFYVTDSGSGIAAEHLPRLTERFYRVDRSRSRETGGTGLGLAIVKHVAQRHGGQIDVQSEVGKGSTFVIALPPVRMREAQRN, from the coding sequence ATGATTCACCGACTGGTTGAACTGCTGGTCCTGGTCGCGCTGGGATCGGTGTGGGGCTGGACGCAAGATGCGGCCATGTGGAGCTTCTTCGGCGCGCTGCTTGGTGCGCTGGTCTGGGGTGTTTTTGACGGATTGAGGGCTCGCCGTGCACTGGATTGGCTCAACAAGGGTGATGCCTCGCGCAAGGCAGGCATTTCGGGCGTGTGGGGTGAGGTGGTCGAGCGGGGCCGGAAACTGATCAAGAAGCTTGAGAAAAAGGCCGCCAACTCCGATGCACGTCTGGAGGATTTCCTCTCTGCCATTCAAGCCTCTCCCAATGGAGTGGTTTTGCTGGATTCAGCCGGGCGCATCGAATGGTCGAATCAAACCGCCTCTGGCCATCTGGGGTTCGAGCCTGAGCGCGATGTGGGCCAATACGTGCGCAACCTGGTTCGAGCGCCTGCCTTTGTGTCGTATCTCGATATGGGCAACTTTGGCCATGAGATTCAGATTGATGGACCAGGGCCCCGCCCGACGCAGCATTCCAAAATCTCGCTGCAAGTGCATCCCTATGGAAAAAAGCGCAAGCTCATGATCACGCGTGATGTGACCGCCGTGCAACTGGCCGAAGCCATGCGGCGCGATTTTGTGGCCAATGTTTCCCACGAAATCCGGACCCCATTGACTGTGCTCAGCGGCTTTGTAGAAACCATGCAGAGCATCGAGCTGGAAGAGGAAGAAAGGGTTCGTTACCTGGGGCTGATGAGCCAGCAGGCACAACGCATGCAAACACTGGTCAGTGATTTGCTGACTTTGTCTCGCCTGGAGGGCAGCCCGGTGCCAGGGCAGGGGGAATGGTCGGCTGTCGATGAACTGCTCAGTCACGTGATGCAGGAAGCCAACGGGTTGTCTGCCGCGATTTCAAGGCCGCAGCATGTGATCGTGGCCAAAGGCATGCCAGGGCTTGCAGTGTCTTGTGCGAAGACCGAATTGCTTAGCGCGATGTCCAACTTGTTGAGCAATGCTGTTCGCTACACACCCGCTGGCCGGGAAATTGTGGCCGGCTGGCGTTTGCGCGATGACGGGTGGGGCGAGTTTTATGTCACCGATTCCGGCTCCGGGATTGCTGCTGAACATTTGCCCCGCCTGACAGAGCGCTTCTATCGGGTCGATCGGAGCCGCTCAAGAGAGACCGGCGGTACAGGCCTGGGCCTGGCCATCGTGAAACATGTCGCGCAACGGCATGGCGGGCAAATTGACGTGCAGAGCGAAGTGGGCAAAGGATCCACTTTTGTGATTGCCCTGCCACCGGTTCGCATGCGGGAAGCCCAGAGAAACTGA